The following are encoded together in the Candidatus Flexicrinis proximus genome:
- the trxB gene encoding thioredoxin-disulfide reductase, whose protein sequence is MSNIKRERVVIIGSGPAGFAAALYTARAQLKPVMIAGPQLGGQLGLTHDIENYPGVIDQVSGMELVERFKEQAERFGTELVYDVVTSVDLTGASPYQVKTTDTTYLADSVIITIGANPRELGVAGEKEGVGAGVSYCGTCDGFFFRGKEIVVVGGGDSALEEAIFLTKFATKVEVIHRRDTLRAGVALQNRALKNEKLSFIWNTVVEKIHADAKGIVSGVDLHNVETGERYTKPTQGVFIFIGHTPNSEIFKGQLAVNDSGYLITDSLYRTNVEGVFAAGEIQDQVWRQVATSVGQGVGAAMSAIHWLQAHEDQLQPLAETAAD, encoded by the coding sequence AACGGGTCGTGATCATCGGCTCCGGCCCGGCAGGATTCGCGGCTGCGCTGTATACCGCACGCGCACAGCTGAAACCGGTCATGATTGCCGGACCGCAGTTGGGCGGTCAGCTCGGCCTGACCCACGACATCGAGAATTATCCGGGCGTGATCGATCAGGTCAGCGGCATGGAACTGGTCGAGCGCTTCAAGGAACAGGCCGAACGATTCGGCACAGAACTCGTCTATGATGTCGTCACGTCGGTCGATCTGACTGGCGCCTCTCCGTATCAGGTCAAGACGACCGATACCACCTATCTGGCCGACTCGGTGATTATCACCATTGGCGCTAATCCGCGTGAGTTGGGTGTCGCGGGCGAAAAAGAAGGCGTGGGCGCCGGCGTGAGCTACTGCGGCACCTGCGACGGCTTCTTCTTCCGCGGCAAAGAGATTGTCGTGGTCGGCGGCGGCGATTCGGCGCTGGAAGAGGCAATCTTCCTGACCAAATTCGCCACGAAGGTCGAGGTCATCCACCGCCGTGATACCCTGCGTGCGGGCGTTGCGCTGCAGAACCGCGCGCTCAAGAACGAGAAACTCAGCTTCATCTGGAACACGGTGGTCGAGAAGATTCACGCCGACGCCAAAGGCATCGTTTCAGGCGTTGACCTGCATAATGTCGAGACTGGCGAACGCTATACCAAGCCGACGCAGGGGGTATTCATCTTCATCGGCCATACGCCGAACAGCGAAATCTTCAAAGGCCAGCTGGCGGTGAACGACAGCGGCTACCTGATCACCGACTCGCTGTACCGCACCAACGTCGAAGGGGTGTTCGCCGCCGGCGAAATCCAGGATCAGGTGTGGCGCCAGGTGGCGACCTCGGTCGGGCAGGGTGTCGGCGCGGCAATGAGCGCGATCCACTGGCTGCAGGCACATGAAGACCAGCTTCAACCGCTGGCTGAAACCGCCGCCGATTAA
- a CDS encoding ABC transporter ATP-binding protein, which yields MVATEPLIRVRALTRIYSEGDTPRRVLDNVDLDIHTGEFFVMLGKSGSGKSTLLNLISGIDEVDGGQVWIDGVELTALDERRLTLFRRDHIGIVFQFFNLIPTLTVLENVTLPVELDGGSRKEANRRAKELLARVGLADRADAFPDKLSGGEQQRVAIARALVREPKLVLADEPTGNLDEETGETVLRLLLELTRDAGKTLVMATHNPEIVPLADRVGRIHDGKLSVSSIDENRVLSVDF from the coding sequence ATGGTAGCGACTGAACCACTCATCCGAGTACGTGCGTTGACTCGTATCTATAGCGAGGGCGACACACCGCGCCGGGTGCTGGACAATGTCGACCTCGACATCCATACCGGCGAATTCTTCGTCATGCTGGGCAAGAGTGGCAGCGGAAAAAGCACGCTCCTCAATCTGATCAGCGGAATCGACGAGGTGGATGGCGGGCAGGTGTGGATCGACGGTGTCGAACTCACCGCGCTGGACGAGCGGCGGCTGACCTTGTTCCGCCGCGACCATATCGGAATCGTCTTTCAGTTCTTTAACTTGATCCCTACACTGACCGTATTGGAGAATGTGACCCTGCCGGTCGAGTTGGACGGGGGCAGCCGCAAGGAAGCCAACCGCCGCGCGAAAGAGTTGCTCGCGCGGGTCGGGCTGGCGGACCGGGCCGATGCCTTTCCGGACAAGTTAAGCGGCGGTGAACAGCAGCGGGTCGCCATCGCGCGGGCCCTGGTCCGTGAGCCGAAATTGGTTCTGGCAGACGAACCGACCGGCAATCTCGACGAGGAAACTGGCGAAACTGTGCTCCGGTTGCTGCTCGAATTGACCCGCGACGCAGGCAAGACGCTGGTCATGGCCACCCACAATCCGGAGATCGTGCCGCTGGCCGATCGTGTCGGGCGGATTCACGACGGTAAGCTGTCGGTGTCAAGTATTGATGAGAATCGTGTGCTATCCGTTGATTTTTAG
- a CDS encoding HEAT repeat domain-containing protein — MADPDPISTKHLLVELRDVNKEKRRSAVMKLGMQGGEIAIRALIDVVQNPYEDLIVRGRAAQMLGVLGDNRAVDPLIRALNTPGYQPQLYAAEALGKLGSARAIAPLLEVANDPSRDKIRSAAKIALTKLGWQNDVVEPAASALEDHPPQPERVAEKI; from the coding sequence ATGGCCGACCCCGACCCGATCTCGACAAAACACCTTCTCGTTGAACTGCGTGACGTGAACAAGGAAAAGCGCCGCAGCGCTGTGATGAAGTTGGGGATGCAGGGGGGTGAAATTGCGATCCGTGCGTTGATCGACGTGGTTCAAAACCCTTACGAGGATCTCATCGTTCGCGGGCGTGCCGCACAGATGCTCGGCGTGCTCGGTGATAATCGTGCGGTTGACCCGCTCATTCGCGCGTTAAATACACCCGGTTACCAGCCACAATTGTACGCGGCGGAAGCACTCGGCAAGCTGGGCAGTGCCCGCGCCATCGCGCCCCTGCTGGAAGTCGCCAACGACCCCTCGCGCGATAAGATCCGGTCCGCCGCGAAAATCGCGCTGACCAAACTCGGCTGGCAGAATGACGTTGTGGAACCCGCTGCCAGTGCCCTGGAAGATCACCCGCCGCAGCCCGAGCGGGTCGCAGAGAAAATCTGA